One Deinococcus yavapaiensis KR-236 DNA segment encodes these proteins:
- a CDS encoding DUF4352 domain-containing protein, whose protein sequence is MPIQRRTLTLALTALLTSPAFAQTTPATPPARTVQGTTQLAGDVGEIGKTFTLGKGGKAVNFTLTGAEFSVSRVTIGENVYIPKAKEKLLILHYTVHNPQKEDLHYFARTLQFTVVDAKDINHENENNVGREGTTDRLETTLKPAQKVGAYVVIAVPAAGPVPKLLVNVRDDKQVVRYDLRGKVKGLPAPFADTSDATKVTALEATPMKTGVYGPLGYFDLKLDSVALMATSIQGRELEDGERTLVAVFTVRNGAASAASARSFFARTFSFKLRDADGDVTEYDDYPLKVSRAEATSGTLRPGEEARFRVYFKLPANVKGQSLSVVENDDSHALVFDVSQAK, encoded by the coding sequence ATGCCCATTCAAAGACGCACGTTGACGCTCGCCCTCACCGCCCTTCTGACCTCGCCCGCCTTCGCTCAAACCACGCCTGCCACGCCGCCCGCGAGGACCGTGCAAGGCACCACGCAACTCGCCGGTGACGTCGGTGAGATCGGCAAGACGTTCACGCTCGGCAAGGGTGGCAAGGCCGTCAACTTCACCCTCACGGGCGCCGAGTTCAGCGTTTCGCGCGTCACGATCGGCGAGAACGTGTACATTCCCAAAGCGAAGGAGAAACTGCTGATCTTGCATTACACGGTGCACAATCCGCAAAAAGAAGACTTGCACTACTTCGCCAGGACGCTGCAGTTCACGGTCGTGGACGCGAAGGACATCAACCACGAAAACGAGAACAACGTCGGGCGAGAAGGTACGACGGACCGACTCGAGACGACGCTGAAGCCCGCGCAGAAGGTAGGCGCGTACGTCGTCATCGCCGTTCCGGCTGCCGGTCCCGTTCCGAAGCTCCTCGTGAACGTCAGGGACGACAAGCAGGTGGTGCGCTACGATCTGCGCGGCAAGGTGAAAGGACTTCCGGCTCCGTTCGCCGACACCTCGGACGCGACGAAGGTGACGGCGCTCGAAGCCACGCCGATGAAGACGGGAGTGTACGGTCCGCTCGGGTACTTCGACTTGAAGCTCGACTCGGTCGCGCTCATGGCGACGTCCATCCAGGGGCGTGAACTCGAGGATGGGGAACGCACCCTCGTCGCAGTCTTCACGGTCCGTAACGGCGCGGCGAGCGCGGCGTCGGCCCGATCGTTCTTCGCGCGCACCTTCTCGTTCAAACTGCGAGACGCCGATGGTGACGTGACCGAGTACGACGACTACCCGCTGAAAGTGTCTCGCGCCGAAGCCACGAGCGGAACGTTGAGGCCCGGCGAGGAGGCACGCTTCCGCGTCTACTTCAAACTGCCCGCCAACGTGAAGGGGCAGAGCTTGAGCGTCGTGGAGAACGACGACTCTCACGCGCTCGTCTTCGACGTGAGCCAAGCGAAATGA
- the xth gene encoding exodeoxyribonuclease III, translating into MPGSFKLATWNVNSLNVRLAQVLDWLAEHEPDVLALQETKVPDDRFPLAELQAAGYHVAYSGQRAYNGVAILTREVTSDVSVGIPGFEDEQRRVIGATVRGVRIACLYVPNGQVVGSDKFEYKLGWLHAAREFLRAELAVHERLAVVGDFNIAPAERDVHDPRRWEGKVLFSDVERAAFAGLLDLGLSDAFRLFEQPAKVFSWWPYGKVGFPRNLGLRIDHVLVSSTLAGECRECRVDTRPRAHERPSDHAPVIAQFELQG; encoded by the coding sequence ATGCCTGGGTCGTTCAAGCTCGCCACCTGGAACGTGAATTCATTGAACGTACGCCTTGCGCAGGTGCTCGACTGGCTCGCAGAGCATGAACCGGACGTTCTGGCCTTGCAAGAAACCAAGGTGCCCGACGACCGCTTTCCCCTCGCGGAGTTGCAGGCGGCGGGGTACCACGTTGCCTACAGCGGCCAGCGCGCGTACAACGGCGTGGCGATCCTCACGCGCGAAGTCACGAGCGACGTCTCTGTGGGCATTCCTGGCTTCGAGGACGAGCAGCGCCGAGTGATCGGCGCGACGGTGCGGGGCGTCCGGATCGCGTGCCTGTACGTGCCCAACGGCCAGGTCGTCGGATCGGACAAGTTCGAGTACAAGCTGGGGTGGCTGCACGCCGCGCGTGAATTCCTGCGCGCGGAGCTCGCCGTGCACGAGCGGCTGGCCGTGGTCGGGGACTTCAACATCGCTCCAGCCGAGCGAGACGTGCACGATCCCCGGCGCTGGGAAGGCAAGGTGCTGTTCAGCGACGTCGAGCGCGCGGCCTTCGCAGGGCTGCTCGATCTCGGGCTGAGCGACGCCTTTCGCCTGTTCGAGCAGCCCGCGAAGGTGTTCAGTTGGTGGCCTTACGGCAAGGTGGGCTTCCCGCGCAATCTCGGCCTGCGCATCGATCACGTGCTGGTCTCGTCCACTTTGGCGGGCGAATGCCGGGAGTGTCGTGTCGACACGCGGCCCCGCGCGCACGAGCGGCCCTCGGATCACGCGCCGGTGATCGCGCAGTTCGAACTGCAGGGTTGA
- a CDS encoding AAA family ATPase has product MKAKPTVYVICGFIGAGKTTFARKLEEKTGAVRITKDEWLIRLIGNDPTVEGFEKLDGRICDLSRDFAFELAKKGIDVIIDEGFWAKEQRVELSRRIEEIGAKEVLYYVETPVETMRERVVGRNATPKKDSFEISAEMWEGYLKFWQPPSDDEHYILAGDVK; this is encoded by the coding sequence GTGAAAGCAAAACCCACCGTCTATGTGATTTGCGGATTTATTGGTGCGGGGAAAACCACTTTTGCAAGAAAACTGGAAGAAAAAACTGGCGCCGTGAGAATCACGAAGGACGAGTGGCTCATACGCTTGATTGGAAACGATCCGACCGTGGAGGGATTCGAGAAGTTGGATGGCAGGATTTGCGACCTCTCCAGAGATTTCGCGTTCGAACTTGCCAAAAAGGGCATCGACGTCATTATCGATGAGGGATTCTGGGCAAAGGAGCAACGAGTCGAATTGAGCAGGAGAATCGAGGAAATCGGCGCAAAGGAAGTCTTATATTATGTCGAGACTCCTGTAGAAACGATGCGCGAAAGGGTTGTCGGAAGAAACGCCACGCCAAAGAAGGATTCGTTCGAGATCAGTGCCGAGATGTGGGAAGGTTACCTGAAATTTTGGCAGCCTCCGAGTGACGACGAGCATTACATCCTCGCCGGCGACGTGAAATAA
- a CDS encoding Ig-like domain-containing protein — protein sequence MKRPVALAALTLMLAACTRPTIDLSAPSATIKVDATTLTTPGTVTLTSKPTDNVGVTRVEFYKNGILLDTDTSAPYTTTDTIPAGTPEGPIRYSTRAYDAAGNVGRSGNATLTVDFIPADTTAPTVTLTAAPTTVTTAGPITLAADASDNVGVSSVQFYRGGVLVATDTTAPYEATVNVTSAQNGTVAFRAVAKDAEGNSTTSGVVNVTVNITDAPPGADTTAPTVELTAPTAVVTTAGAYDLSVVATDNVGVARVEFYQGTTLLATDTTNPYQTSFNVTSAQNGTLAFTAKAYDAAGNVTTSTTRNVTVNIPTAPPRPDTTPPTVDLTAPSATITSADTYTLTARATDDVGVTRVEFYRGATLLETDSTTPYEASFAITSADNGTLTFTAKAYDAAGNVTMSGAQSVTVDIPPVDEGGV from the coding sequence ATGAAACGACCCGTTGCCCTCGCCGCCCTGACCCTCATGCTCGCCGCTTGCACCCGTCCGACAATCGACCTCAGCGCGCCCAGCGCGACCATCAAAGTCGACGCCACGACGCTCACGACGCCCGGCACGGTGACCCTCACCTCGAAACCCACCGACAACGTCGGTGTCACCCGCGTCGAGTTCTACAAGAACGGCATCCTCCTCGACACCGACACCAGTGCGCCGTACACCACGACCGACACCATTCCCGCCGGCACCCCCGAGGGGCCCATCCGCTACTCCACCCGCGCCTACGACGCCGCGGGCAACGTCGGCAGGAGCGGCAACGCCACTCTCACCGTCGATTTCATTCCGGCGGACACCACCGCGCCGACCGTCACGCTCACCGCCGCCCCCACGACCGTCACGACCGCCGGTCCCATCACGCTCGCTGCCGACGCGAGCGACAACGTCGGCGTGTCGAGCGTTCAGTTCTACCGTGGCGGCGTCCTCGTTGCCACGGACACCACCGCGCCCTACGAGGCGACCGTGAACGTCACGAGCGCGCAGAACGGAACGGTGGCCTTCAGAGCGGTTGCCAAGGACGCCGAGGGGAACAGTACGACGAGCGGCGTCGTGAACGTCACCGTGAACATCACCGACGCCCCCCCGGGTGCGGACACGACAGCGCCCACGGTGGAACTGACCGCGCCCACGGCGGTTGTCACGACGGCCGGTGCGTACGACCTGAGCGTCGTGGCGACGGATAACGTCGGCGTCGCGCGCGTGGAGTTCTATCAAGGCACCACCCTCCTCGCCACGGACACGACCAACCCGTATCAAACGTCGTTCAACGTCACGAGCGCTCAAAACGGGACGCTCGCGTTCACCGCGAAAGCGTACGACGCCGCGGGCAACGTGACGACGAGTACGACGCGCAACGTCACCGTGAACATCCCCACCGCTCCTCCTCGCCCGGACACCACGCCGCCCACGGTCGATCTCACGGCTCCGTCGGCGACCATCACGAGCGCCGACACGTACACCCTCACCGCTCGAGCAACGGACGACGTCGGCGTGACGCGCGTGGAGTTCTACCGAGGCGCGACCCTCCTGGAGACCGACAGCACGACTCCGTACGAGGCCTCGTTCGCGATCACGAGCGCGGACAACGGCACCTTGACGTTCACCGCGAAAGCCTACGACGCTGCCGGAAACGTCACGATGAGCGGAGCGCAAAGCGTCACGGTGGACATTCCCCCCGTCGACGAGGGCGGCGTGTAG
- a CDS encoding Ig-like domain-containing protein: MKKAFALTTITLALVACNTAAPVPDQIAPSANITLNPTTVTTPGPITLTSNPTDNIGVTRVEFYKNDILIGADTSAPYSTTDTITAGTPNGTIRYNTRAYDAAGNVGTSDNAVLTVNFPSDPLPGRDITPPTVELFAPAPTITNAGTYALTAQATDNVGVTSVAFYRGATLISTDTTSPYTATFTTTSAQNGTLSFTAVAKDAAGNTTTSSAVNVTVDITPDTTPPVVTIAAPASITTAGEYKVSATATDANGIDRVEFYENGQLVTTDTTAPYESTRAATSGTVATRVYRAVAFDTEGNQAQATANTNIDVPSSFNQEQTRRLIGTWVFTYNIGSTTFQQTYRLDDVRENSFDDTVYDIYGRDQLGNVIVAGYVPSLSKFTLLDEDSTFDRFFIFDFAAASNTSVSGCYYQNANGTQSDCYAMTGTKTSSDTTAALTPHFTSTERDVARHEVTTGEERAARDAHRGMRAALATHP; the protein is encoded by the coding sequence ATGAAGAAAGCCTTCGCCCTGACGACGATCACGCTCGCCCTCGTCGCCTGCAACACCGCAGCGCCCGTCCCGGATCAAATTGCCCCGAGCGCCAACATCACGCTCAACCCCACCACCGTCACGACGCCCGGTCCCATCACCCTCACCTCCAATCCCACCGACAACATCGGCGTCACCCGCGTCGAGTTCTACAAGAACGACATCCTCATCGGCGCGGACACCTCCGCGCCGTACAGCACCACCGACACCATCACCGCTGGCACTCCCAACGGCACCATTCGTTACAACACCCGCGCGTACGACGCTGCCGGGAACGTCGGCACGAGCGACAACGCCGTTCTCACCGTCAACTTTCCCTCCGACCCCTTGCCCGGCCGTGACATCACGCCTCCCACGGTCGAACTCTTCGCGCCCGCGCCCACCATCACGAACGCTGGCACGTACGCCCTCACCGCGCAAGCGACCGACAACGTCGGCGTGACCAGCGTGGCGTTCTATCGAGGCGCCACCCTCATCTCGACGGACACCACGTCGCCCTACACCGCCACGTTCACCACGACGAGCGCTCAGAACGGCACCTTGTCCTTCACGGCCGTCGCGAAGGACGCCGCTGGAAACACCACCACCAGCAGCGCCGTGAACGTCACCGTCGACATCACCCCCGACACCACGCCGCCGGTCGTCACGATCGCCGCGCCCGCCAGCATCACGACCGCCGGGGAGTACAAGGTCAGCGCCACGGCCACCGACGCCAACGGAATCGACCGCGTGGAGTTCTACGAAAACGGGCAACTCGTCACCACCGATACCACCGCGCCTTACGAGTCGACGCGCGCCGCGACGAGTGGAACGGTCGCCACGCGCGTCTACCGCGCCGTCGCCTTCGACACAGAAGGCAATCAGGCGCAAGCGACGGCCAACACGAACATCGACGTTCCGTCGTCCTTCAATCAAGAGCAAACCCGACGGCTCATCGGCACGTGGGTGTTCACGTACAACATCGGTTCCACCACGTTCCAGCAAACGTACCGTCTCGATGACGTTCGAGAAAACAGCTTCGACGACACGGTGTACGACATCTACGGTCGAGATCAACTCGGCAACGTGATCGTCGCGGGGTACGTTCCGAGCTTGAGCAAATTCACCCTGCTCGACGAAGACAGTACGTTCGACCGATTCTTCATCTTCGACTTCGCGGCGGCGAGCAACACGAGCGTCAGCGGTTGCTACTACCAAAACGCGAATGGAACTCAAAGCGACTGCTACGCCATGACCGGCACGAAAACGTCCTCCGACACGACGGCCGCACTTACACCGCACTTCACGTCAACCGAGCGTGACGTTGCGCGACACGAAGTGACGACAGGCGAGGAGCGTGCCGCTCGAGACGCCCACCGGGGAATGCGCGCGGCTCTCGCGACGCACCCCTGA
- a CDS encoding PAS domain S-box protein, translating into MTSTHASDITRLTAHLHALQHVTRALTDATTTSDVSRVVFDVAFSVLDACEAGFALQRGDTLEFHGGVNTPDVVRQSNHTLPLKSPLPIADASRIGQAVYLETLQAQIDAYPKHETYLRDRGIQATTAVPFASLGVRGALVLCFTSKQTFDVTTRAFLEALAMQIGAAVARAELIAAERSARSAAEQHASRLRAVVEASTSFVWLSGADGQSDEVAAFWSDLTGQTREEGAGWGWLNAVHERDRQRVQEAWTQAFTTRTRYDLTFGVRAKGGEERFVSVRGVPRFEDGQVVEWTGSFDDVTERVKVEAQLREREARLALLLEHAPAAIAMFDQEMRYLAVSNRFRSDFRLPHDLVGRFHYDVFPDTRDRWLDFNARALAGEELSCDEDAFERTNGSVDFVRWTLAPWRAATGEVGGVILFAEVITEAVESRRRDAYLLALEERLRAAPSGGDAVQAALEHLGVQLQASLCVLMDVQPDGETGVIEREWRRVSIPSVLGRHRLADYGEVRARLVSDGHTVVVNDVEADVRTAKTSVVGAYEAIGVRASLDVPLMRGGTLRALVSLASSEPRTWRGSEIDLARETLERVWQAAERSRVEDALRASESRLRLATDAAQTGTWDFDLVTNTLRWDERAKALFGLPADAEVTYTDTFLAGLHPDDRAATDAAVEAALDPCGSGECDLEYRAIGLQDGVERWIGARGRAFFEGGRAVRLIGTVIDLSERKRVEAQLREMNETLERRVRERTQALERSNAELERFAYIASHDLQEPIRTVTSFSGLLEQRYDASLDERGRLYLKMLRQGASRMKTLVDDLLAFSRLKGDAAPLKPVDLNLPLSEALARLERRLAETEAHVTCDTLPTVLGDGPGLSQVFQNLIGNAVKFVRPGVTPEVHVGVAQESTSWHVTVADNGVGIEEAYLERIFELFQRLHPKHEFEGTGLGLGICRMVVERHGGRIWAESTIGVGSVFHFTLPVRSPEA; encoded by the coding sequence GTGACGTCGACGCACGCTTCCGACATAACGCGTCTCACAGCGCATCTGCACGCTTTGCAGCACGTTACGAGGGCGCTCACCGACGCCACGACCACCTCCGACGTGTCGCGTGTCGTGTTCGACGTCGCCTTCTCCGTTCTGGACGCATGTGAAGCCGGCTTCGCGTTACAGCGCGGCGATACCTTGGAGTTTCATGGCGGCGTGAACACTCCGGACGTCGTGCGGCAGTCGAACCACACCCTCCCCCTCAAGTCTCCCCTGCCCATCGCTGACGCCTCACGTATCGGACAGGCGGTGTACCTGGAGACGCTCCAAGCTCAAATCGACGCCTACCCGAAACACGAAACGTACCTGCGCGATCGCGGCATCCAGGCGACGACCGCCGTGCCGTTCGCCTCGCTCGGTGTGCGCGGCGCACTGGTTCTGTGCTTCACAAGCAAGCAAACGTTCGACGTGACGACGCGCGCCTTCCTCGAAGCGCTCGCCATGCAAATCGGCGCGGCCGTCGCGCGAGCCGAACTCATCGCCGCCGAACGTTCCGCTCGTAGCGCGGCCGAGCAGCACGCCTCCCGCTTGCGCGCGGTCGTGGAAGCCTCGACGAGCTTCGTGTGGTTATCGGGCGCGGACGGGCAAAGCGATGAAGTGGCTGCCTTCTGGTCGGATCTCACCGGCCAGACGCGTGAGGAGGGCGCCGGGTGGGGCTGGTTGAACGCCGTGCACGAACGAGACCGCCAACGCGTCCAAGAGGCGTGGACGCAGGCGTTCACGACCCGGACGCGCTACGACCTCACCTTCGGTGTGCGCGCCAAAGGCGGAGAGGAGCGCTTCGTGAGCGTACGCGGCGTCCCGAGGTTCGAGGACGGACAGGTGGTGGAGTGGACGGGCAGCTTCGATGATGTCACGGAGCGTGTGAAGGTCGAAGCTCAGCTCAGAGAACGTGAGGCGCGCCTCGCATTGCTCTTGGAGCACGCGCCCGCCGCCATCGCGATGTTCGATCAGGAGATGCGTTACCTCGCGGTATCCAATCGCTTTCGCTCCGACTTCCGCCTTCCACACGACCTCGTCGGGCGCTTCCACTACGACGTCTTTCCCGACACCCGTGACCGCTGGTTGGATTTCAACGCGCGCGCCTTGGCCGGTGAGGAGTTGAGCTGCGACGAAGACGCGTTCGAGCGTACGAACGGAAGCGTCGATTTTGTTCGTTGGACGCTCGCACCTTGGCGCGCGGCGACCGGGGAAGTCGGCGGCGTCATCCTGTTCGCCGAGGTCATCACGGAGGCGGTGGAATCGCGACGGCGTGACGCCTACCTGCTCGCGCTCGAAGAGCGTCTGCGCGCCGCGCCGAGTGGAGGGGACGCCGTGCAAGCAGCGCTCGAACACCTTGGCGTGCAACTCCAGGCGTCGTTATGCGTCTTGATGGACGTGCAACCTGACGGCGAGACGGGGGTGATCGAGCGCGAGTGGCGCCGCGTGTCCATTCCGTCCGTCTTGGGTCGCCACCGCCTCGCGGATTACGGCGAAGTGCGCGCCCGACTCGTGTCGGACGGACATACCGTCGTGGTGAACGATGTCGAAGCGGACGTACGCACGGCGAAGACGAGCGTGGTCGGTGCGTACGAGGCGATCGGCGTGCGCGCGTCGCTCGACGTGCCGCTCATGCGCGGCGGTACGCTGCGAGCGCTCGTGTCGCTGGCGTCGAGCGAGCCCCGTACGTGGCGGGGCAGCGAGATCGATTTGGCACGTGAAACTTTGGAGCGTGTTTGGCAAGCCGCCGAACGCTCGCGCGTCGAGGACGCCTTGCGAGCGAGCGAGAGCCGTTTGCGGCTCGCGACGGACGCCGCGCAAACCGGGACGTGGGATTTCGACCTCGTGACGAACACCTTGCGGTGGGACGAGCGCGCGAAAGCGTTGTTCGGCTTGCCTGCCGACGCTGAAGTGACCTACACGGACACCTTTCTAGCGGGGCTCCATCCGGACGACCGTGCCGCGACCGACGCGGCGGTCGAAGCGGCGTTGGATCCGTGCGGATCGGGCGAGTGCGACCTCGAGTACCGCGCGATCGGACTGCAAGATGGCGTGGAGCGCTGGATCGGCGCGCGAGGCCGCGCCTTCTTCGAAGGAGGTCGAGCGGTACGCCTGATCGGAACGGTGATCGACCTCAGCGAGCGCAAGCGCGTTGAAGCGCAGCTTCGAGAGATGAACGAGACACTCGAGCGGCGCGTGCGCGAGCGAACGCAGGCCTTGGAGCGGTCGAACGCCGAACTCGAGCGTTTCGCCTACATCGCTTCTCATGACTTGCAAGAGCCGATTCGAACCGTCACGAGCTTTTCGGGCCTTCTCGAGCAGCGTTACGATGCGTCGTTGGACGAACGCGGACGCCTGTACTTGAAAATGCTTCGGCAAGGCGCGAGTCGAATGAAGACCTTGGTGGACGATTTACTGGCGTTTTCGCGTCTCAAGGGGGACGCGGCACCTCTCAAGCCCGTGGATTTAAATCTGCCGCTTTCAGAAGCGCTCGCGCGTCTCGAGCGGCGTCTGGCGGAGACGGAGGCACACGTCACCTGCGATACGCTGCCCACCGTGCTGGGGGACGGTCCGGGACTCTCGCAAGTGTTTCAGAACCTCATCGGGAACGCCGTGAAATTCGTCCGGCCCGGCGTGACGCCCGAAGTGCACGTTGGAGTGGCCCAGGAGAGCACGTCGTGGCACGTGACCGTGGCCGATAACGGCGTCGGCATCGAAGAGGCGTACTTGGAGCGCATCTTCGAGTTGTTCCAACGGTTGCATCCCAAGCATGAGTTCGAGGGAACGGGCTTGGGCTTGGGCATTTGTCGCATGGTCGTGGAGAGACATGGCGGACGCATCTGGGCCGAATCTACGATTGGCGTTGGGAGCGTCTTCCACTTCACCTTACCGGTTCGTTCGCCCGAAGCGTAG
- a CDS encoding homocysteine S-methyltransferase family protein: MKGPLPQLTRLVLTDGGLETDLLFNRGIDLPYFASVVLLGTAEGRAALEAYYRPYLELARRLGTGFILESATWRASPDWAAPLGLQQAELDRLNVEAVELLHRLRAEFAGDALEIVVSGCVGPRGDGYDPGRIMSVAEATDYHGHQARVLASAGVDMLSAITMNNVNEATGIALAAAQVGLPIAISFTVETDGRLPTGDSLMDAVRAVDEATGGYPTYFMINCAHPDHFAAVLRDRAAWTQRIRGVRANASRCSHAELDAMTELDAGDPVELGRLYRKLLDVQPQITVLGGCCGTDVRHVTAVAEACVSLPNA, translated from the coding sequence ATGAAAGGACCGCTGCCTCAACTCACGCGTCTTGTCCTGACCGACGGCGGTTTGGAGACGGATCTTCTCTTCAACCGCGGCATCGACCTTCCCTATTTCGCCTCCGTCGTCCTGCTCGGCACGGCGGAGGGTCGGGCTGCGCTCGAAGCGTATTACCGTCCCTATCTCGAGCTCGCACGTCGTCTCGGCACGGGGTTCATCCTCGAAAGCGCCACTTGGCGTGCCAGCCCCGATTGGGCCGCGCCGCTCGGACTTCAACAAGCCGAACTCGATCGGCTCAACGTCGAGGCGGTCGAGTTGCTGCACCGCTTGAGAGCCGAGTTCGCGGGTGACGCGCTCGAAATCGTGGTCAGCGGTTGCGTCGGCCCACGCGGTGACGGCTACGATCCCGGTCGGATCATGAGCGTCGCGGAGGCGACCGACTACCACGGGCATCAAGCGCGAGTACTGGCCTCGGCAGGCGTCGACATGCTTTCGGCAATCACCATGAACAACGTGAACGAAGCGACCGGGATCGCTTTGGCCGCGGCCCAGGTCGGTCTGCCGATCGCGATTTCATTCACGGTGGAGACGGACGGGCGGCTCCCGACGGGCGACTCTCTGATGGACGCCGTGCGGGCCGTCGACGAGGCGACCGGCGGGTATCCAACCTACTTCATGATCAACTGCGCCCATCCGGACCATTTCGCGGCGGTTCTGCGCGATCGAGCGGCCTGGACTCAGCGTATTCGCGGTGTGCGCGCGAATGCCTCGCGCTGCAGTCACGCGGAACTCGACGCCATGACGGAGCTCGATGCGGGAGATCCAGTCGAACTTGGCCGCCTCTACCGCAAGCTCCTCGACGTACAGCCGCAAATCACGGTGCTGGGTGGTTGCTGCGGCACCGACGTTCGCCATGTCACGGCAGTCGCCGAGGCGTGCGTGAGTCTTCCGAACGCATAG